A portion of the Rahnella variigena genome contains these proteins:
- a CDS encoding fimbrial biogenesis chaperone has protein sequence MKKKILNSLAALLLASVYFSSASANVTIIGTRVIYPSSEKEVTVRLDNRGNQPALVQAWIDDGDINQAVDKINVPFVLLPPVFRMEANKGQTLRIVFTGNNLPADKESIYWLNVLDIPPKDKSLADKNQLQMAIRSRIKLFYRPTGLNSRDADKSAAALIWRKNNKTNRLTAVNNSPYHINVAQITAETADGRKVLSENGGMLLPHGTKDFTFKTSNIDNIKPTLHYQYLDDFGAARDVESQLGQ, from the coding sequence ATGAAAAAAAAAATCCTTAATTCTTTAGCTGCACTTCTGCTAGCATCTGTTTACTTTTCCTCTGCTTCCGCCAATGTCACCATTATTGGAACGCGTGTCATATATCCGTCCTCCGAAAAGGAAGTGACAGTACGGCTGGATAATCGTGGTAATCAACCCGCCCTGGTACAGGCATGGATTGATGACGGCGACATTAATCAGGCCGTGGATAAAATCAATGTTCCTTTTGTTCTCCTCCCTCCCGTTTTTCGCATGGAGGCCAACAAGGGCCAGACATTACGTATTGTATTTACAGGAAACAATCTTCCCGCAGATAAAGAATCCATCTATTGGCTTAATGTATTAGATATCCCACCAAAAGATAAAAGTCTGGCTGATAAAAACCAGCTACAGATGGCTATTCGTAGTCGTATTAAACTGTTTTATCGGCCTACAGGATTGAATTCCCGGGATGCTGACAAATCGGCTGCGGCATTAATTTGGCGTAAAAACAATAAAACTAACCGGCTCACCGCTGTTAACAATTCCCCCTATCACATTAATGTCGCTCAAATTACGGCAGAGACTGCTGATGGCCGCAAAGTCTTAAGCGAAAATGGTGGCATGCTTTTGCCCCACGGAACAAAAGATTTCACCTTTAAAACAAGCAACATCGACAATATAAAGCCCACTCTTCACTATCAATATTTGGATGATTTTGGCGCAGCACGTGATGTTGAAAGCCAACTCGGTCAGTAA
- a CDS encoding fimbrial protein, which produces MKKVSMIALGLLLAASQVNAAEASDGTISFTGNIDSQTCTVSVNGGSSSATVALPTVAASLLKTAGETAGATRFTVDLSECSTTTGDVYAYFEQGANVNANGRLTNTGTATNVDLELLDNAGTTLNAGSTDQSTSPTTATLADGAATLTYAARYYATAAATAGTVASSVTYSINYL; this is translated from the coding sequence ATGAAAAAGGTCTCCATGATTGCTTTAGGTTTACTGCTGGCTGCTTCTCAGGTGAATGCTGCTGAAGCATCGGATGGCACTATCAGCTTCACTGGTAATATTGACAGCCAGACTTGTACAGTTAGCGTCAACGGCGGCAGCAGCTCAGCAACCGTAGCATTGCCAACTGTAGCAGCAAGCTTGCTCAAAACTGCTGGCGAAACTGCGGGTGCCACCCGTTTCACTGTTGATCTGAGTGAATGTTCAACAACAACTGGCGACGTTTATGCCTATTTTGAACAAGGCGCCAATGTGAATGCTAATGGCCGTCTGACGAATACCGGGACCGCTACTAACGTTGATCTGGAACTGCTGGATAATGCAGGTACTACTTTAAATGCAGGTAGCACTGACCAGTCAACCTCTCCTACCACTGCAACCCTGGCTGACGGCGCGGCAACTCTGACTTACGCTGCACGTTACTATGCTACTGCTGCAGCTACTGCCGGTACCGTAGCGTCATCAGTAACTTATTCTATCAATTATCTTTAA